TCGAGTCCCGCAGGGCCTGCGAGAGCGCCCGATGCGTGGCCTCGCCAAGATCGCGGCGCATGACGTTCACGCCGAGGGGCAGCGGCAGCCCGGTGTCGCGGGCCCAGGCCTGGCCAAGGTCGAGCACCTTCACGAGCCCCATCTGCTGGTGGGTGATCTGGCCCTCGTGAATCAAGAGCCCGAGATCGGCCTGTCCCTCGAGGACGGCCTGAGGGATCTTGTCGAAGGCCACCTCGATCAGCGGCGGCTCCTCGGGAACGTAGAGGCGCAGCAGCAGGGCGGCCGTGGTGTGACTGCCGGGAATGGCCACGACGCGCTCGGGAATCTCCTTCGGATCGATCGGCTCCCGCGCCACGAGAATGGGGCCGTACCCCTTGCCCATCGAGGCGCCCGGGTCCATCAGCCGGTAGCGGTCGGCCACGAGCGTGTAGGTGGCGGCCGACACCGCGGTGACCTCCAGCTCGGCGGCGCGCGAGCGGCGGTTCAGCGACTCGATGTCGTCGAGCACGTGCTCGACGTGCACGCCGGGGATCCGCACCTTGCCCGCCGTCAGCGCGTAGAACATGAACGCGTCGTCGGGGTCGGGGCTGTGGCCTATCCGCACCGTCTGCATCCAGCGCTCCTCCCGAGCGATGTCACCGGCGACGAGTAAGACCGCGACACGCGACCGGATTCTGGACGCCGCCCTGAGCGTATTCGCGGGCAAAGGCTACCACAGGGCGACGGTGGACGACATCGTGCGCGCCTCCGGCACTTCCAAGGGCGCCGTCTATCACCACTTCCCGAACAAGGAGGCCGTCTTCCTGGCCCTGGCCGACGGCTTCGCCGAGCGGCTGGCGACCGCGGTGGCGGCGGCCATCGCCGAGCGCCGCGGCGCGCTCGCCAAGGTGGAGGGCGCGCTGAGCGCCGCGCTGGCCACCTTCGCGGGCAACGAGCGGCTGGCGCGGCTCATCCTGCTCGAGGCCGCCGGCCTGGGCCCGACGTGGGAGGCCAAGCGCGCCGAAGTCCACGACCGGTTCGCCGCGCTGATCCACGGGTACCTCGACGAGGCGCAGCGGGAGGGCTCGATTCCCGCCCTCGACACTCGCGTGGCGACGCTGGCGTGGCTCGGCGCCATCAACGAGGTCGTCATCCAGTGGCTGCACGGACGCGTCACCGACCTGCCCGGCACCATCCCCACGCTGACCAGGCTGCTGCTGCGCTCGATCGGCGCCGCGCCGTCCTGATCCGGGTCGTTCTCGGATCGACCGCCCGAACCAGCGCACCTGGTCCATCACGTTGCCGGCCGTCATCGCCCAGGCCGGCGTGATCGGGCAGCCGGCCGCCCGGAGCGCCCGCGCCACCCAGTTGTTGCAGGTGTTAAGCAGAAAGTAGGTGCCCGTCGCGAGGTAGAACTGGCTTCGGCCATAGAGGCCGCGACCGAGCTTCACCGCCCGGCCGTCGGCGTCGCGCGCATAGCTCGTGTGGATGAATCGGGTGAGCTCGTCGAACCCGCGCCGCGAAAGGCGCACTTCGACAACCTCGCTGCCGGCGAAGTACGCACCGACCGGCGGGTCGAAGCCAACGACGTGCAGGACGCTGTGGCCGGGAACGAGCGCGGCTCTGAGCGCCAACCGGCTCCCACCGTCGGGAGCCTGATAGAACTCCCGGTCGCCCCATCCCACCTCGAGATACCGCGAGTCGCTGAAGTCGTTGTGCTCGGGCCAGAGCGCGGAGGAGATGTCCGACCGCGTGACGACGATCCCGGTGTGCCAGCCGTGCTCGACGACCCAGATCGCCGTGGGCCGGTCCTGGAGCTCCGGCGGGTAGAGCACCGCAATCGGCCCCAGGCAGCCCCCGGCGAGCAGGGGAGCGACGAGGAGCAGGACCCCGGCGTGGCGCACGGCCTCATTCTGCGCAGGCGGGGGCGCCGGCGCCAGCCCCGGTACGTGCTACCATACCGCCGCACCGCTCGGCCGGAGGAGGTCTCTTCGTGGGCACGACGCCGACCGCCAGCAACATCGCGCGCCGCACAGCCGCGCACGCCTAGGAGCGACCGGGTTGGACCGCTGGATCGAGGCGGTGGCACGTCGGGAGCGAGCGCTCACGCTGGCCGGGCTGGCCGGCATCGTGGGGCTGGCCTGGCTTTATCTGTTCCGGCTCAGCCAGGAGATGGCGAGCATGGCGGCCATGGCCATGGCGCACGTGCAGGCGTGGACCCTCGCCGACGCTGCGCTCACCGCGGCGATGTGGACGGTCATGATGGCGGCCATGATGCTGCCCGGCGCGGCCCCGATGCTGCTCGTCTTCACCACCGTCAACCGCAAGCGCCGGGCCGATCACTCCGTCGGGGCGGGTACACCGCTCGTCAGCACCGGGCTCTTCACGCTCGGTTATCTCCTGGTGTGGGGCGGATTCAGCCTGACGGCGGCGACCGCGCAGTGGGGACTCCAGGCGGCGGCGCTGCTGAGCGATGATGCGTTGACCGTGGCGCCCGTCGTCGGCGCCGCGGTGCTCATCGCCGCCGGCATCTACCAGCTCACGCCGCTCAAGTACGCGTGCCTCGCGCGCTGCCGGACGCCGCTGGGCTTCCTGCTCTCCGAGTGGCGCGACGGCGACCTCGGCGCGCTGGTGATGGGGCTGCGCCACGGGCTCTTCTGCCTGGGCTGCTGCTGGGTGCTCATGACGCTGCTCTTCGTGGGCGGCGTCATGAACCTGGCCTGGGTGGCCGCCATCACCGTGTTCGTACTGCTCGAGAAGGTGCTCCCGGCCGGTCGCGCGATCAGTTGGGTCACCGGGCTCGGGTTGATCCTCTGGGGTATCGCCTCCCTTCGAGGGAGCCCCTGAAGGGGGAATGGCGGAAGTGAGCGCTGGGCGCCGCGCCGCCGACGCAGGCATCGTGCGCGCGCGCCCCCGGGATCTCGAGCCCGTGCTCGCGCTGCTGGGCCAGGCCTCCCTGCCCGGCGACGGCGTGGCCGAGCACTTCGAGAACTTCCTGGTCGCGCGGGAGGGCGAGCGGATCGTCGGCGCGGTGGGCTGGGAGCGCTACGGACAGAGCGCGCTGCTGCTCCGCTCGCTGGTGGTGGCGCCCGCGCATCGGCGGTGGGGGCTGGGCCAGGCCCTCACCGAGCGGCTGCTGGAGGAGGCGCGCGCGCAGGGCGTGCGGCGGGTCTTTCTCCTGACCGAGACCGCGGCGGGCTTCTTCCCGCGCTTCGGGTTCAAACCCCTCCGGCGCGACGAGGCCGATCCCACGGTCCGTCGGTCCGTGGAGTTCACGACGGCCTGTCCCGACTCGGCCGTCTGCCTGCGGCTCGATCTCTAGTCGGGCAGGTCCGGCTCGCGGAAGCCGAGCCGGAAGTCGCCGGCCCGGATCGCGCGGATGATGGCGTCGCGGTCGCGGGGGGCGTCCACCTCGACCCAGGCCCGCCCGAAGTGCACCGGCCGGTGGGAGTCGTCGGTGGCGACCTTCACGAGCGGGATCGTCTCTGCGTGGTAGAGCGGCCGGTAGAGCCCGGTGTCGGTCACCTCGATGGCCTCCAGCGGCAGGCCGTCGCGCCGGATGCGCTCGATGCGCGCCAGCGTCTCCTCCACGGAGAGCTTGTAGCGAGCGGGATGGTTCAGCACGTAGAGGGTCTCGCGCTCCCCCATCACCTTGCCGACGTGCTGCGGGAAGGGCTGGTAGCTCAGCTCCACGCCGTGGAAGAGCAGGAGCCTGGGCGCCAGTCGCTGGAGCGCCTGCCAGTAGGCGTCGCCGATATGGTCGTCGTGATCGGTGATGGCGAGGAAGTCGTAGCCGAGCCGCTCGTACTCCTCGATCAGGTGGTGAGGCGCCAGCACGCCGTCCGAGAACGTCGTGTGGGCATGGAGATTGCCCCTGAGCAGCGCCATCAGCCGCGGCTCCGCCAGTGCGCGCCCACCTCGTCCAGCCGGGCGATCCAGAGGCCCGGCCGCTGCCGCGCGTGCTCGATCAGTGCGCGCAGGCACGCCAGCCGCGAGGGGCGGCCGATGATCTGGGGATAGAACGTGAAGGTGGCGATGCCGCCGGCCTCGCCGATCCCGTCCAGATCGCTCAGCCAGCCTTGCAGCACGGTTCCGGGAGGCTGGATCGACCGCTCAGCGTGCGGGTCGCTTGGCGGGCGGCGGACCGCCCCACTCGAACGCGAAGCCGAGGGCAAACCACCCGGTCACCTCGCGACGACCCGTCTGGGCCGCGCCGACCGGCGTGTTCGGTGAGGTCCAGCCGGCGAGCCCCACCCGTCCCGGGCCCCCGGGGCCTTCGGTCTTCGAGGAGAGCGGACCGATGAACGTGGGATCGTGGCGGACGCGCGGCGTGTCCAGATAGTAGTCGGCATCGCTCGGGCGCGTCGCCTGGTAATGATCGCCAGGCGGAACCAACACGGGCTCGCGCGCCCGCTCCGGCGCCGGAGCCGTGATGTCGACCTGCTGGGCCGCCGCCGGCGCGGCCAGGAGCGCCGCCAGCACGATGACCAGAGCCGTGACGAGGGTCCCCATGAATCGATCTTACCAGAGTCCGCCACTGCCTCCGCGCCATACTCCCGCCGCGAGCCGATGCATGATCGGACGCCTGCACGATCACAAGACTCCATCACGGAGGGAATCGATGGCCTCGGCGAACGAGGCAGCTGGGCGGACGGGCTGATCCAGACCGCGTCGGTGGCCACCTACCGGGGCGGCCTGCCGCTCACCGCTCATTACGCGGCGTCCAAGGCCGCCGTGGTCAGCATCACGCGGTCGGCGCCCAATCGCTGGCGCCGCACCGGATCACGTCGAATTGCGTCTGCCCGGGCGTGGTGGACACACCGCTGTGGGAAAAGCTGGACGCCGAGTGGAGCGCGCTCGAGAGCTGGCCGCGGGGCGAGGCCTGGAGGCGCCGGACGGCCACGATCCTGCTGGGCCGGCCGGAAACGGCGGACGACGTCGCCGGGCTGGTGGCCTTCCTGGCCTCCGACGACTCGGATTATGTGACGGGCCAGGCCATCAACATCGACGGGGGCCTGGTCATGGGCAACTAGCGCCGTGGGGTCAGCCGGTGGCGATCACGGCGTCGGCGTCGATCTCGATCAACGCGCCATCCCGGATGAGCTGATCCACGCGGACCAGCGTGCTGGCCGGATACTTTCCTTCGCTGAAGTAGCCCGAGCGGACCTCGTGGATCTCGCGCAGCGACTGCTGGTCGAGCTGGGTCACGTAGACCCGAACGCGCACGATGTCGTCCATCGTGCCACCCTCGCGCGCGAGCACCGTCTTGATCTTCTCCAGCACCTGCCGGGTCTGCTCGCGCATCGTCCGACCCACCACCTTCCCGTCCTCGTCGGTTCCGACCATCCCGGAGATGAAGAGCATCGAGCAGTCCGGCAACTGGACGCGCACCGCGTCGGAGAAGACCGCCGGCACGTTGGTGCCCTGAAGGGCATCGATCCCGCGCGATCTGTCCTTGGCCAGGTTGATGGAGACGCGCTTGACAGGCATGGCGCCGGTATCTTACCAGAGGGTCACTGATGGATGGCACCGCCCCTGCACCGTCGAGCGCCCGAGCCGCTCATGCGTTACGCTCGCGCACCGGGTCTGCTGATCATCGCCCTCCTGCTCCAGGGCTGCGCGGCCCTGGGAGTGACGGGGGGCGCCGTGGCCCTCGCCGCGATGGGGGAGGGTGCGGGAGCCGTCGTCAAGGCCGGAACCGAGTACCGCCTGGGCGGGGTGGCCTACCGGACCTTCACCGTCCCCCTCGACCGGCTGCACGAGGCGACCAGAGCCACGCTGACGCGAATGGACCTCGAGCTCCAGAGCGAGCGGAGCACGGCGAAGGGGCAGGAGATCGTCGCGACGGCCAGGCAGCGCACGATCAACGTCAGACTCGAGCCCCTCACCCGCTCGACCACGCGCATGCGCCTGGCCGTCAGGCGCGACCTCCTGCGATCCGACCGGGCCACGGCCAGCGAGATCATCGCCCAGACCGAGCGCACGCTCGACGAGGCCTCGGCGCTGGCCCACGAGGCCGCCACCCCCGCGCCGGCCTGCTGCGAATGTCGTTGCGGCCCGCCGCGCTGAACGCGCGCGGCCGGCCACCGGGAGATCAACCATGAAAGTCGTCGCTCTCGTCGTTTCTGTTCTCCTGGCAACCGCCGGGACCACCGCCCACGCTCAGATCGGCGTGCCCAACACGCCCGCCCTGCCGCCCGGGCAGCCTCTGCCCGCCCCGTTCGGAACGGCGCCGCATCCGTTCAACGACTCCCACCCGGCGCAGCCCTGGGACCGCTTCCACGTGGGCACAGTCGGGCTGCCGATCGGGGACTTCGAGGTGCCGGCGCGCTCCGTGGTGCTCCCGATCGAGGTCGTCCAGCCAGGCTCGCTGCCGTCGACCGCCGAGCCGCGGGAGGTGACCCTGCCGAGCTACCGCGTGACGGAAACGACGACCGGGTTCATCGTCCACGAGCACTGGGGCGTACGGCCCGTGGGCAACATCTACCAATGGACGCTGATCCCGACCTACTTCAGAGCCAAGCAGTAAATCGGTGGGTCGGAGAGAGTAAGACGCTGCACCCGGATGCGCACCGATTTGCGTATCACACCGCTCTCTTGATGACTCCGATGAGGGCGGGGGCGCGGGCCAGCAGGCGGTGGACCCGCGGCAGCAGGCTGGTCTCGGCACGGCGGAAGGCTCGATAGGCGAGCCGCCGGAAGACGAGATCCTGGTACGGCAGGCAGGAGACGAACCGGCAGCCGAGCCCGGCCTTGAACTGGAACAGCCCGTAGTTCCGGTGGCTGGGGTCGGGCACCTTGCCGACCCCGCTGGAGCCGAAATCGATCAGCTGCGCGCCCGAGGTCTTCGCCCGGCGAATGCAGTCCCAGAAGAGCGCGGGCGCCACGCCGTGCAGGGGCCGGGGGCCGTCGGCCCGTACCGACGAGGCGTGGACGTAAACGCGCCGGCCCAGGCGGAAGGCCAGCAGGCCCCCGACGACGTCGGCCTCCGTGCGCGCCAGCAGCAGGAGCGCGTCGCCGTGGTGGGCGTAGCGGTCGAAGAGCCTCTGGTAATGGCCGAACTCGCGCACGGGAAACTGCTTCAGCCGGCCGAGTTTCTGCAGGAGCCGGTGGAACGCGGCCAGGTCATCCTCGCTCTGTCCCTGCTCGATGCTGATCTCCTTGCGGCCGACGTTGCGGATGTAGCGGCGGTAGCGCTCGCGCACTCCCCTGAGCAGCTCGGCCTCGTCGGGTGTCAGGTCGAGCATCTGGATGTGGCGCGGGACGTTCCAGGTCGACCACATGTCGGCGAGAGGGCGGAAGCCGTGCTCGCGGAGCTGGGCGGCGACTCGCTCCTGGTCGTCCGGGATTCCGGGGCTGGCCCGGAGGGAGATGCCGCCGATGGCGGCGGCGAAGCGCCGGATGTTGTCGAGGAGGCTCGCCAGGCCCGTGGGCATCTCCGGGCGCCACAGCGGCCCGCGGGGCGCGTAGATGATCGCGCCCAGCGGCGGCAGCTGGCGATACTGGAGGGAGGCGGCGGCCAGACACACGCCATCGCCGAAGACGGCGAAGCGGCGGATCCGCCATCCTTGCTCCCGTCGCATCTCGCCCCACTCGAAGCCTTGCCTGAGATCGTAGGCGGCAAACGATTGCACGAGGTCGTTCCAGGTTTTGCGCTGGCTGATCGTCCGGATCTCGAGCCCCTCGGCGGTCGGGCGCGTCTCCACGGATGGCATGAACTGGCATAGCTTGTGCCATTCACCCGGTGTGCCTCCCGGGCGTCTGCGCTCACCGGTCGACCCAGAGATCGGCGGGTGGGCCAAGTCCCTCGCCATTCTTCTGCGCAAGCTGCGCCTGCTCATCCAGCGCGAAGGGTGGGCGGGGACGGTGAGAGTCGGGCTGAAGAAGTACCGGTACCTCGCGGAGTTCACTCCCGCGCGCCGCCGCGCCAGGCGAGAGGCGTCGGAGTTCGATCGGTTCCACGAGGTGACCACGAGCGCTATCGTCGACCTCAGCGAGCTCCGGGTGGAGGGGCCGAGCGCACCCTTCGGCTTCCGCCACCAGCCCTCGCCTCCCGAGCGCTTCACCGAGATCATCCGCTCGCTACCGATCCGCTTCGAGGACTTCGCATTCGTGGATCTCGGGTCGGGCCTGGGACGCGCGCTGCTCCTGGCCGCGCAGTTCCCGTTCCAGAGGATCGTCGGCGTGGAGCTCTCGCGGGAGCTCGAGCGGGTGGCCCAGGACAACCTGCGATGCTTCCGGAGCCCGCGGCGATGCGCTCGCATCGAGTCGGTGCTCGGCGACGCCGCGACGTTCGAGCTGCCCGGGGCGCCGCTGGTCGTCTACCTCTACAACCCCTTCGACGAGCCGGTCCTCGCCCGGTGCCTGAAGAACATCGAGCACTCACTGGCCGGGCGCCCCCGCCCGATCGTCGTGGTCTACTACTACCCGAAGCTGCGACACGTGTTCGAGGGGAGCCCGGCGCTGCGGACGTTCTACGTCGGCGACGACGTGGCGATCTACGCGAGCCCCTGGTCGCCCCGGGGCAGTCCCGCGCAACCGTGAACTGACGGGACGCCAGCTGAACCCCTGCCCTACCAGATTCGCAATCACGATCGTCAGCTCGGCGGGATCGACCGGCTTCTCCACGTGCATGTGGAATCCCGCCGCCAGCGAGCGCATCCGATCCTCCACCCGGCCATAGGCGGTGAGGGCCACGGCCGGAGTCTTGCCCCACTCGGAGGCCGGCAACGAGCGGAGGCGCTGGATGAGGGCGTAGCCGTCGACCTCCGGCATCTCGACGTCGGACACCAGCACATCGGGCTTCCACCACCGCAC
The sequence above is a segment of the Candidatus Methylomirabilota bacterium genome. Coding sequences within it:
- a CDS encoding MqnA/MqnD/SBP family protein — protein: MQTVRIGHSPDPDDAFMFYALTAGKVRIPGVHVEHVLDDIESLNRRSRAAELEVTAVSAATYTLVADRYRLMDPGASMGKGYGPILVAREPIDPKEIPERVVAIPGSHTTAALLLRLYVPEEPPLIEVAFDKIPQAVLEGQADLGLLIHEGQITHQQMGLVKVLDLGQAWARDTGLPLPLGVNVMRRDLGEATHRALSQALRDSIAWAHAHVDEALEYAMRYGRGIDKATCRRFVLMYVNDYTLALGAEGRAALERLFAMAHARGLIPAVPPIDPV
- a CDS encoding TetR/AcrR family transcriptional regulator, which gives rise to MSPATSKTATRDRILDAALSVFAGKGYHRATVDDIVRASGTSKGAVYHHFPNKEAVFLALADGFAERLATAVAAAIAERRGALAKVEGALSAALATFAGNERLARLILLEAAGLGPTWEAKRAEVHDRFAALIHGYLDEAQREGSIPALDTRVATLAWLGAINEVVIQWLHGRVTDLPGTIPTLTRLLLRSIGAAPS
- a CDS encoding DUF2182 domain-containing protein — translated: MDRWIEAVARRERALTLAGLAGIVGLAWLYLFRLSQEMASMAAMAMAHVQAWTLADAALTAAMWTVMMAAMMLPGAAPMLLVFTTVNRKRRADHSVGAGTPLVSTGLFTLGYLLVWGGFSLTAATAQWGLQAAALLSDDALTVAPVVGAAVLIAAGIYQLTPLKYACLARCRTPLGFLLSEWRDGDLGALVMGLRHGLFCLGCCWVLMTLLFVGGVMNLAWVAAITVFVLLEKVLPAGRAISWVTGLGLILWGIASLRGSP
- the arsN2 gene encoding arsenic resistance N-acetyltransferase ArsN2, which produces MSAGRRAADAGIVRARPRDLEPVLALLGQASLPGDGVAEHFENFLVAREGERIVGAVGWERYGQSALLLRSLVVAPAHRRWGLGQALTERLLEEARAQGVRRVFLLTETAAGFFPRFGFKPLRRDEADPTVRRSVEFTTACPDSAVCLRLDL
- a CDS encoding PHP domain-containing protein yields the protein MALLRGNLHAHTTFSDGVLAPHHLIEEYERLGYDFLAITDHDDHIGDAYWQALQRLAPRLLLFHGVELSYQPFPQHVGKVMGERETLYVLNHPARYKLSVEETLARIERIRRDGLPLEAIEVTDTGLYRPLYHAETIPLVKVATDDSHRPVHFGRAWVEVDAPRDRDAIIRAIRAGDFRLGFREPDLPD
- a CDS encoding SDR family oxidoreductase — translated: MAPHRITSNCVCPGVVDTPLWEKLDAEWSALESWPRGEAWRRRTATILLGRPETADDVAGLVAFLASDDSDYVTGQAINIDGGLVMGN
- a CDS encoding RidA family protein → MPVKRVSINLAKDRSRGIDALQGTNVPAVFSDAVRVQLPDCSMLFISGMVGTDEDGKVVGRTMREQTRQVLEKIKTVLAREGGTMDDIVRVRVYVTQLDQQSLREIHEVRSGYFSEGKYPASTLVRVDQLIRDGALIEIDADAVIATG
- a CDS encoding DUF3568 family protein; translated protein: MRYARAPGLLIIALLLQGCAALGVTGGAVALAAMGEGAGAVVKAGTEYRLGGVAYRTFTVPLDRLHEATRATLTRMDLELQSERSTAKGQEIVATARQRTINVRLEPLTRSTTRMRLAVRRDLLRSDRATASEIIAQTERTLDEASALAHEAATPAPACCECRCGPPR
- a CDS encoding peptidoglycan bridge formation glycyltransferase FemA/FemB family protein, which encodes MPSVETRPTAEGLEIRTISQRKTWNDLVQSFAAYDLRQGFEWGEMRREQGWRIRRFAVFGDGVCLAAASLQYRQLPPLGAIIYAPRGPLWRPEMPTGLASLLDNIRRFAAAIGGISLRASPGIPDDQERVAAQLREHGFRPLADMWSTWNVPRHIQMLDLTPDEAELLRGVRERYRRYIRNVGRKEISIEQGQSEDDLAAFHRLLQKLGRLKQFPVREFGHYQRLFDRYAHHGDALLLLARTEADVVGGLLAFRLGRRVYVHASSVRADGPRPLHGVAPALFWDCIRRAKTSGAQLIDFGSSGVGKVPDPSHRNYGLFQFKAGLGCRFVSCLPYQDLVFRRLAYRAFRRAETSLLPRVHRLLARAPALIGVIKRAV
- a CDS encoding class I SAM-dependent methyltransferase: MNWHSLCHSPGVPPGRLRSPVDPEIGGWAKSLAILLRKLRLLIQREGWAGTVRVGLKKYRYLAEFTPARRRARREASEFDRFHEVTTSAIVDLSELRVEGPSAPFGFRHQPSPPERFTEIIRSLPIRFEDFAFVDLGSGLGRALLLAAQFPFQRIVGVELSRELERVAQDNLRCFRSPRRCARIESVLGDAATFELPGAPLVVYLYNPFDEPVLARCLKNIEHSLAGRPRPIVVVYYYPKLRHVFEGSPALRTFYVGDDVAIYASPWSPRGSPAQP